Proteins encoded within one genomic window of Rhododendron vialii isolate Sample 1 chromosome 1a, ASM3025357v1:
- the LOC131325771 gene encoding cyclin-dependent kinases regulatory subunit 1-like, with translation MGQIQYSEKYFDDTFEYRHVVLPPEVAKLLPKNRLLSENEWRAIGVQQSRGWVHYAIHRPEPHIMLFRRPLNYQQQQETQVQQTLVAK, from the exons ATGGGTCAGATCCAGTACTCCGAGAAGTACTTCGACGACACCTTCGAGTACAG GCACGTGGTTCTGCCTCCTGAAGTGGCCAAACTGCTCCCTAAGAATCGGCTCCTCTCTGAA AACGAATGGCGTGCAATTGGGGTGCAGCAGAGCAGAGGGTGGGTTCACTATGCCATCCATCGACCAGAGCCCCACATTATGCTATTCAGGAGGCCCCTGAACTATCAGCAGCAGCAGGAGACTCAGGTTCAGCAGACCCTGGTTGCCAAGTGA